A genomic segment from Osmerus mordax isolate fOsmMor3 chromosome 5, fOsmMor3.pri, whole genome shotgun sequence encodes:
- the vax1 gene encoding ventral anterior homeobox 1: MEVRYNQDTDAGMVLKNGLKEGKDGKESQGSLSKTFLKEQQESFSPSGPVENCEKNRGSSGDPDYCRRILVRDAKGSIREIILPKGLDLDRPKRTRTSFTAEQLYRLEMEFQRCQYVVGRERTELARQLNLSETQVKVWFQNRRTKQKKDQGKDSELRSVVSETAATCSVLRLLEQGRLLTPPGLPGLLPHCGSSTLGSALRGPSMGMVSNGSSSSSSGGSSGTAGCSPPLPAVTSSGTVAGLQGSPPAHGMFSFPMPSLLGSVATRISSNPLSMAGSLAGNLQELSARYLSSSAFEPYSRTNGKESMDKKVLE; this comes from the exons ATGGAGGTCAGATACAATCAAGATACGGATGCAGGGATGGTGCTGAAAAACGGACTAAAGGAGGGAAAAGATGGTAAGGAGTCCCAGGGAAGCCTGTCCAAAACGTTTCTCAAGGAGCAGCAAGAGTCTTTCTCCCCGTCTGGGCCAGTGGAAAACTGTGAGAAGAACCGGGGTAGCTCAGGAGACCCAGACTACTGTCGGAGGATACTGGTTCGAG ATGCCAAAGGCTCCATCCGAGAGATCATTCTGCCAAAGGGCCTGGATTTGGACCGGCCAAAACGAACTCGGACCTCCTTTACAGCTGAGCAACTGTACCGGTTGGAGATGGAGTTCCAGAGGTGCCAGTATGTGGTCGGGAGGGAGCGAACAGAACTGGCCCGCCAGCTCAATTTGTCTGAAACTCAG GTAAAAGTTTGGTTCCAGAACCGACGCACCAAGCAGAAGAAGGACCAGGGCAAAGATTCAGAGCTGCGCTCCGTGGTGTCGGAGACAGCAGCAACATGCAGTGTACTGAGACTTCTGGAGCAGGGACGCCTCCTCACTCCACCAGGGCTGCCGGGCCTCTTGCCCCACTGCGGCAGCAGCACGCTGGGCTCAGCTCTGCGCGGGCCCTCCATGGGCATGGTTAGCAAcggcagcagtagcagcagtagTGGCGGCAGCTCAGGGACGGCTGGCTGCAGCCCCCCTCTGCCTGCAGTGACCAGCTCAGGGACCGTGGCAGGCCTCCAGGGCTCCCCGCCGGCCCACGGCATGTTCAGCTTTCCTATGCCCTCCCTGCTGGGCAGTGTGGCCACCCGCATCTCCTCTAACCCACTCTCCATGGCTGGATCCCTGGCCGGGAACCTACAGGAACTGTCGGCCCGCTACCTGAGCTCTTCAGCTTTTGAACCTTATTCCCGGACCAATGGCAAAGAGTCCATGGACAAGAAAGTTTTGGAATGA